CCAACGTAGTGGCGGCCGTTATAGCCATAATCCTCTTCTTCTCAGGGCTCTTGGAGGAGAGGGACCTCTCCAGGGTTAACTGGGGTGTCCTGATCCTCATTGGTGGGGGCCTGAGCCTCGGAGAGGCGCTGGAGGTATCTGGGCTTATGAACAGGATTGGTGAGGCCCTTCTCATCCTCACAAGAGGGGCGGCCACTTGGCTCATAGTGCTGATAGTCTCCTTCTTCGGGCTTGCGATCACCGTTATGGCGAGCAACACCGCCAGTGCGGCCATATTTCTCCCTATAGCCATAGGGATAGCATCCTCGACTGGCCTCAGCCCCGCCATCCTTGCAGCCATAGTGGGGATAACAACGAGCCTGGACTTCATGCTTCCCGTGGGCACCCCGCCGAACGCTATAGCCTACAGCACGGGAAAGGTGAGCCTAAGGGAGATGATCAAGGCGGGCCTCATACTGGACATCTTTGGAGGCCTAATAACCTCCGCCCTAGCCATAACCATATGGCCTCATATCTCCTGAACCGTCCTCAGACCTTCACGCCCGCCTTAAGGACGGCTAGACCCCCGGCATATATCGCTAAGCCTATTATGAAGATGCTGGTCAGGCCAAGCCCTGAGGCTATATAGGCCGCGATCACGGGCGCCACAACGCCCATAACCTCCCCTGGTAGGAAGAAGAGGGAGTACCCAAGCCCCCTCCGCCTGCTAGGGGATAGGCTCGCGACGATCGCGGAGTTTGCCGCCATTCCAAGGGTGTTGCAGAACCCGTAGGCTAGGTACAAGATCACGAACCCCGCCACACCTGGGGATATAACCGCGGCGCCTAGGCATATGTAGGCCATCCCAAGCGAGATCATAAGCCATCTCTTCTCCCCAAGCCTCGAGGCCACCGCCCCCCCTATCGGGGCGGCTGCAAGCCCGAGTAGGGAGCTGCTTCCGAATACCAAGCTCGCCAGGGCCTCCCCGAGCCTCCTGTTCTCCACGAGGTAGATGGGGAGGAAGACCTCTATCATCTGGGCCGCCATGTTCCTCAACCCGGTGTAGAATAGGAAGAAGATCATGCTCGATGTGAAGATGGAGCCCCCTTCGATCTTGCTGCCTATCTCCCCATCCTCCTTGAGATCCTCCGTTGGCTCAGACCTTAATCTCGAAACGGCGAGCATTCCAAGCAGTATGGGGAAAGCCCAGAAGAGGTAGACCTGCCTCCAGCCGAGCGCGAAGATCCCCATGAGGATGCTCACGGATATCG
This genomic window from Candidatus Bathyarchaeota archaeon contains:
- a CDS encoding MFS transporter gives rise to the protein MKASQRSVGILSYGLIVMTVTHTLTHVFQRIHLALFPTIRREFNLSLQQLGVIAAIPFLCQALLGIPTGLLSDRFGSKRMIILSFTLAILGSLLASQTINPEMLTVAVSLVYINTVMYHPASYSFTTKMFRPRDRSKALGIHGAGGTLGMALGPISVSILMGIFALGWRQVYLFWAFPILLGMLAVSRLRSEPTEDLKEDGEIGSKIEGGSIFTSSMIFFLFYTGLRNMAAQMIEVFLPIYLVENRRLGEALASLVFGSSSLLGLAAAPIGGAVASRLGEKRWLMISLGMAYICLGAAVISPGVAGFVILYLAYGFCNTLGMAANSAIVASLSPSRRRGLGYSLFFLPGEVMGVVAPVIAAYIASGLGLTSIFIIGLAIYAGGLAVLKAGVKV